A window from Blastocatellia bacterium encodes these proteins:
- the pruA gene encoding L-glutamate gamma-semialdehyde dehydrogenase, which yields MVPPFKNEPYLDFTNEANAAAMRQALASVERQFGRQYPLIIGGKRYETGDLLHSLNPSNYDEVVGSVHRANAELVDKAMDEAWKAFASWSRMPAEHRARYLFNAAAVMRRRKLEFAAWMVHEIGKPWAEADADVAEAIDFMEFYGREALRYAEPKPATPSPLKDEHNEWFYIPLGVGVVIPPWNFPLAILVGMTTAAIVAGNTVVLKPSSDTPIIAAKFVELMEEVSLPPGVINFLPGSGSVVGDSLVLHPKTRFIAFTGSMEVGLRINELAARTSPGQIWIKRVVAEMGGKDTIVVDSSADLDAAAEGIVASAYGFAGQKCSACSRAVMVQDVYDQVIERLVERAQKLIVGPAKNQETYMGPVASRSAYQSILDYIDIGKKEGKTLTGGHALQELGNGYFIAPTIFGDVDPMARIAQEEIFGPVLACLRAADFDQALAIANNTKFGLTGSLYSRERKHLERARQEFHVGNLYLNRKCTGALVDVHPFGGFNMSGTDSKAGGRDYLLLFLQAKSVAEKY from the coding sequence ATGGTTCCGCCATTCAAGAATGAACCCTATCTGGATTTCACCAATGAAGCCAATGCTGCGGCCATGCGGCAGGCGTTAGCATCTGTCGAACGCCAATTTGGTCGCCAGTATCCACTGATCATCGGCGGCAAGCGATACGAAACCGGCGACCTGCTGCATTCGCTCAATCCCTCGAACTATGATGAAGTAGTCGGCTCCGTTCATCGCGCCAATGCTGAATTGGTGGACAAAGCGATGGACGAGGCTTGGAAAGCCTTTGCCTCATGGAGCCGCATGCCAGCCGAGCACCGCGCGCGTTATTTGTTCAACGCTGCCGCCGTCATGCGCCGGCGCAAATTGGAATTTGCCGCGTGGATGGTTCATGAAATTGGTAAACCTTGGGCCGAAGCCGATGCCGATGTGGCCGAGGCCATTGACTTCATGGAGTTCTACGGGCGCGAAGCCCTGCGCTATGCCGAGCCAAAACCGGCTACACCGTCGCCGCTCAAGGACGAGCATAATGAATGGTTCTACATCCCGCTTGGCGTTGGCGTGGTGATCCCGCCGTGGAATTTCCCATTGGCGATTCTCGTCGGCATGACCACAGCCGCGATTGTTGCCGGCAACACCGTCGTGCTGAAACCATCGAGCGACACGCCGATCATTGCCGCGAAGTTCGTCGAGTTGATGGAAGAAGTCTCGTTGCCGCCCGGCGTTATCAATTTCCTACCCGGCAGCGGCAGTGTCGTCGGCGATTCGCTGGTGCTCCATCCCAAGACGCGGTTCATCGCGTTCACCGGCTCAATGGAAGTCGGCTTGCGGATCAACGAGCTGGCTGCCAGAACATCACCCGGACAAATTTGGATCAAGCGCGTCGTGGCCGAGATGGGCGGAAAAGATACCATCGTTGTTGATAGCTCGGCTGACCTGGATGCCGCGGCTGAAGGCATTGTGGCCTCTGCTTACGGATTCGCAGGGCAGAAATGCTCGGCCTGCTCGCGTGCTGTCATGGTTCAGGATGTCTATGACCAGGTCATCGAACGCCTCGTCGAGCGCGCGCAAAAGTTGATCGTCGGCCCGGCTAAGAACCAAGAGACGTATATGGGACCGGTGGCCAGCCGATCGGCGTATCAATCCATTCTCGACTATATTGACATCGGCAAGAAGGAAGGCAAGACCCTCACCGGCGGCCATGCATTGCAAGAACTCGGCAATGGCTACTTCATCGCGCCAACCATCTTCGGCGATGTAGACCCGATGGCCCGGATCGCTCAGGAAGAAATTTTTGGGCCTGTGCTGGCGTGCTTGCGGGCCGCCGATTTTGATCAGGCCTTGGCCATTGCCAACAACACGAAGTTCGGCTTGACCGGCTCGCTCTACTCACGTGAGCGAAAGCACCTTGAACGCGCGCGGCAGGAATTTCACGTCGGCAATCTCTATTTGAACCGCAAGTGCACCGGCGCGCTCGTGGACGTGCACCCATTTGGCGGCTTCAACATGTCAGGGACAGACTCCAAAGC
- the egtD gene encoding L-histidine N(alpha)-methyltransferase, producing MTTHERFLLMGGELSDQLAAFARDVSAGLSASPKRLDCRYFYDADGSHLFEAICRLPEYYLTRAEQEILLTRTTEILATCPPNLTLVELGSGSASKTRVLIEALLQRQGRLRYVPVDISRAALEQSSRALLRDYDTLQIVAIAAEYQDGLQQLSSVIEGPRLILWLGSNVGNFERAAASEFLRQIRRWMMPSDRLLVGIDLRKSRAVLEAAYDDAQGVTAQFNLNLLARINRELGGHFDLQGFRHRATYDEQAGCVQMYLESVREQTVLIDRLGLTVCFSAGEAIHTENSYKYSFAEIERLAEAAGLRLEGQWLDTQQQFSENMFAPAAPANAA from the coding sequence ATGACAACACATGAACGCTTCCTACTGATGGGCGGCGAGCTGAGCGATCAGCTAGCGGCGTTCGCTCGCGATGTGTCAGCCGGGCTGTCGGCGAGTCCAAAGCGGCTTGACTGCCGCTATTTCTACGATGCAGACGGATCACACCTGTTTGAGGCGATTTGCCGATTGCCGGAGTACTACCTGACACGTGCTGAGCAGGAGATTTTGCTGACGCGGACAACGGAGATTCTAGCGACCTGCCCACCGAATTTGACGCTGGTCGAACTGGGCAGCGGCAGCGCCAGTAAAACACGCGTTCTGATCGAAGCATTGTTACAACGACAGGGCAGATTGCGCTACGTGCCCGTAGACATTTCACGCGCGGCGCTCGAACAAAGCTCACGCGCGTTGCTGCGTGATTACGACACATTGCAGATCGTGGCAATCGCCGCCGAATATCAGGATGGATTGCAGCAGTTGTCATCGGTCATTGAAGGACCAAGATTGATTCTATGGCTGGGATCGAACGTGGGCAACTTCGAGCGAGCCGCCGCCAGTGAGTTTCTTCGGCAAATCCGCCGGTGGATGATGCCATCGGATCGGCTGCTGGTCGGCATTGATCTGCGCAAGAGTCGCGCCGTGCTGGAGGCTGCCTATGACGATGCACAAGGCGTGACGGCGCAGTTCAACTTAAATCTGCTAGCGCGGATCAACCGCGAATTGGGCGGCCATTTTGATTTGCAGGGGTTTCGTCATCGCGCGACCTATGACGAACAGGCCGGATGTGTGCAAATGTACCTTGAGAGCGTGCGTGAGCAGACGGTGCTGATTGACCGCCTGGGATTAACCGTGTGTTTCAGCGCCGGCGAAGCGATCCACACAGAAAATTCCTACAAGTATTCGTTTGCTGAGATCGAGAGGTTGGCCGAGGCTGCCGGACTGCGACTGGAAGGACAGTGGCTGGATACGCAGCAACAATTCAGCGAGAACATGTTCGCGCCGGCCGCTCCAGCGAACGCCGCCTGA